The Echinicola rosea genome has a segment encoding these proteins:
- a CDS encoding amidohydrolase: MKKEDINTLIKLRKELHQHPDLSNDEAATAHRIKDFFEPLKPDKVIDKIGGNGLAFIYEGNKKGPTTMIRCELDALPIPEETRSKHKSTVSGKSHSCGHDGHMAIVAGVGMDIAQKPISKGRVVLLYQPAEETGEGAERVIKDKQFSTLKPDFAFALHNLPGYPKNEIVLKKGPFAAASKGMVIHLKGKTSHAAHPENGNSPALAMAKIIAGLQALPESMNGFSLITVIHAVLGEIAFGTTPGEATVRATLRTYENETMERLTHFATELATIIAQSHHLDIEISYTESFASTTNDETAWEYVNQAAKKLKLKTKHIRNPFKWSEDFGQFSIDTPTMFFGLGSGKTQPQLHNSNFDFPDSILPTGVSMFSQLINQLNR; encoded by the coding sequence ATGAAAAAAGAAGACATCAATACCCTGATCAAGCTGCGAAAGGAGCTCCACCAGCACCCTGACCTCTCCAATGACGAAGCTGCCACGGCCCATCGAATCAAGGATTTTTTTGAGCCATTAAAGCCCGATAAAGTCATCGATAAAATAGGAGGCAATGGACTGGCCTTTATTTATGAAGGCAATAAGAAGGGGCCTACCACCATGATCCGGTGCGAACTGGATGCACTTCCCATTCCAGAAGAAACCCGTTCCAAACATAAAAGTACAGTGTCAGGAAAATCCCATTCCTGTGGTCATGATGGACATATGGCCATTGTGGCTGGCGTGGGCATGGACATTGCCCAAAAGCCTATCTCGAAAGGTCGCGTGGTACTGCTCTATCAACCTGCCGAAGAGACCGGTGAGGGCGCCGAAAGGGTGATCAAGGACAAGCAGTTTTCAACGCTCAAACCAGATTTTGCCTTTGCCTTGCACAACCTTCCAGGCTATCCCAAAAACGAAATTGTCCTCAAAAAAGGCCCGTTTGCGGCCGCTTCAAAAGGTATGGTGATCCACCTCAAGGGCAAAACGTCCCACGCAGCACATCCTGAAAATGGCAATAGCCCGGCATTGGCCATGGCCAAAATCATTGCAGGACTGCAAGCGCTTCCAGAAAGCATGAATGGATTTAGCCTGATCACCGTTATCCATGCAGTATTAGGTGAAATTGCATTTGGTACCACTCCCGGTGAAGCGACTGTCCGTGCCACCCTGCGTACTTATGAAAACGAAACCATGGAGCGGCTTACCCATTTTGCCACGGAGCTCGCCACTATAATTGCCCAATCACACCATTTGGACATAGAAATCTCCTACACCGAGTCCTTCGCCAGCACGACCAATGACGAGACCGCCTGGGAATATGTCAACCAAGCTGCCAAAAAATTAAAGCTCAAGACCAAACATATCCGCAATCCTTTCAAATGGTCAGAAGACTTCGGGCAATTTTCAATCGACACGCCCACCATGTTCTTTGGGCTGGGAAGTGGCAAAACACAACCTCAGCTTCACAATAGCAACTTTGATTTTCCTGACAGCATTCTACCCACGGGAGTCAGCATGTTCAGTCAACTCATCAATCAACTAAACCGTTAA
- a CDS encoding GbsR/MarR family transcriptional regulator gives MKLSSEQQEVIERIGVFFERKGHQPILGRIMGLLLVLDDAEATFDEIQEYLSVSKSAVSNALTLLQTQNKVEYTTKPGERKRYFRLKVRNWRKDMQDDMQGIFRINMLLKDVMAMRSAKNMEFNNCIEDFQQFIEFMQEEMPKLIEKYDQLHNR, from the coding sequence ATGAAATTATCATCTGAACAACAGGAAGTTATAGAACGAATCGGCGTCTTTTTCGAGCGAAAAGGACACCAGCCGATTTTGGGAAGAATCATGGGGTTGTTATTGGTGTTGGATGATGCTGAGGCCACCTTTGACGAGATTCAGGAGTACCTTTCCGTAAGCAAAAGCGCTGTCAGCAATGCCCTTACGCTGCTCCAGACTCAAAATAAGGTGGAATATACCACGAAGCCTGGAGAAAGGAAACGGTATTTCAGGCTAAAAGTCAGGAACTGGCGAAAGGATATGCAGGATGACATGCAGGGCATCTTCAGAATAAATATGCTCTTAAAAGATGTCATGGCCATGCGGTCGGCCAAGAATATGGAATTTAATAACTGCATTGAAGACTTTCAGCAGTTTATTGAATTTATGCAGGAGGAAATGCCAAAATTGATCGAAAAATATGATCAGCTACATAATCGCTGA